The sequence below is a genomic window from Anaerocolumna chitinilytica.
CATTAGACCAGCTTGCAAAATATTTTAATTATTCTAAATTTCATTATGCAAGACTAATCAAAACGGTATTGGGAGAGAACATCGGCGATTATCAAATGAAACGAAGGCTAACTATTGCTGCTATGAATTTATTAGAGGAAAGCAATGGTATATTGAATATAGCTATGATGTGTGGATATAGTTCTCAGGAGAGCTTTACCCGTATGTTCAAAGCTTATTTTGGTGTTACTCCAAAGGTTTATCGTGACAGAAAGATTCCATATCTTAATTTATACAAATATGCGCATACACAAGAAGATATCGAGATGATGATGTCGAATGGAACAGCAATAGAATACCAGATAATACATAAAGAGGCTTTTGAGATAACAGGATTATCGTATCATGGGGTTAATCAGAAACATGATGTTGCCCGGACATTTAACCAAGCTGCACAGAAACTACATTTTAATGAAATAGGTAATTATGTTGATGGAGTTTACGGATTGGATATTTGTACTTATGAAGATATGAGGAATTCTGAGTTTGATTTTATCGCTGGAATTGATAGCAGGTATATTAGATATATAGATAGGGCAGATGCTCAATTGTTGTCCAAATATTTACCGGAGAATAAGTATGCAATGTTTACATTGACACCTATGATTGAAAAGATACCAATTCAGATAAAGAAGATCTGGTTGAGCTTGCTTGATGATGATTTATATACCCCATGTGATAATTATGCATATGAGTTTTATCCCAATGGATTTATACCAAATTGTTATGAGATGGAAGCCTTTTTTTTATTCCGATAAAAGAGCAAGATAGGTCAAAAAAAATAAATTGCTGACTGTTATAATGAGGTAAATTATGACAGGAGGCTTAGAAATGATGAATATAGTAAAAAAATATCAAATAAAGATTACACCAGAAATTTCTTTTATGGATGAAGAGGTAAGAATTGAAATCGTAGGGAATCCCGAAGAATCGCTACAATTACAACTAATTACAACTGATTACTACAATATAAACGGTGATCTTCGCATTATGGATGAGGGAAGTCAATGGGAAAATGTTATAGAAATTAAGCTTGACAGTGATGGACTAAAAACCCTTGATGCTTCTGTATTCACTACTATGCATATTGTAAATGGTAACAAAAGCAAATTAGAGCAGGATCTTGCCAGAGTAAAAGAGAATAGAAAATGTCATATTGCATTTAAATTATCTAAGGGGAATACTATAGTTGCACAAAATCTACATGAACGTGTTTTTTGCGATGATACCATTGTAAGTGAAAATATAATTTCGGATCGGTTGCTTGCAAGATATTTTACAGGAAGCAATTATGATAAACGTCCGGCGGTTATTGTCGTTAGTGGCAGCGATGGGAGAATAGAAAAAGCACAGGCAATAGCACAATGCCTGGCAATGAAAGGATTCTCTACATTAGCATTGTGTTATTTTGGTATGAAACATGTTCCGGATAATTTAGATCGGATACCTATGGAATATTTAGAAAATGCAATCGTATGGTTGTCAAAACGGCAAGAAGTTGATGCTGATAGAATTGGAATCTATGGCAGGAGTAAAGGGGGAGAGATGGTGTTGCTTGGAGCAACCCTTTTTCCCCAAATAAAATATGTGGTTGCAAATACGCCATCATCATATATTCATGAGGGTATTATAGGAGGATCAAGAACTTCAGGTCATAGTTCATGGAGTTTCAAGGAAAAAGAAATGCATTTTATAAAAGTATCCAAAGGGAGTTTATTTCGATTAGTAATTGGTATGATTAAAAAAAATCCTAGGGCATTTCGTGAATTATATAAATTTGTGACATGGAAGAATACAAATGCCAATTTTCCTAATGCACGAATAAAGATCGAAAAATGCAATGCTTCTTTCTTATTAATAGCTTCAAACACGGATAGTATCTGGCCATCTGATATGTACATAGAAGAAGCATATCAAATAATGAAGGATAATAAAAAAGAAAAAAATTGCAAAAAACTTATTTATGCAGGAGCAGGGCATATGTTGACACTTCCGTATCAGCCAATTCCTAACTGTGAAGAGTATGGTGGTAGCATTGAAAAAGGAATACCAGCAACAACAGATTCTTGGAGAGAGACAGTTCAGTTTTTCAAACAGATGCAATATGATAAATAATAATCTTTTGTGATATGTTGGTTGTTATATAAGCTAAAAAGGAATTGATTGTGAATGGATAAACGCACTCAGTAGAGTTGGTATTGAGTGCGTTTATTGTACTAATGCTAACCATGCAGTAATGTTAAAATAGACATCCTGGTTTTGCTAATGCACTCAAGTTCTTCTGCCAATTTTAAATTATAGTCACCGGAAACAAATCTGAAGGCGCTTGATAAATCCAATTAACCTTGATATTATATCTATGATATATAAATAGTTATTGAATAAAGGAAAATAATAAGAATAAAGCTATTATGAAGGAGGCGCTTCATGGATTTACTGCAAATTAAATATTTTCAAACTGTGGCGCGGATGCAGCACATGACAAGAGCGGCTGGGGTATTGCAAATTGCACAGCCTGCCTTAAGTGCCATGATCGCAAAGTTAGAGGAAGATTTGGGCGTTCCTTTGTTTAATCGAACAGGGCGTAATATTGTTTTAAATGAATATGGAAAAGTATTTCTAAAACGTGCCGATAAAATATTAAAAGAGGTCGAAGAAGGAAGACAGGAAATATCTGATTTGTCCGGAAATGAAATGGGTTCTGTTTCTATTGCAACCACATCTTTGAATAAGGAATTCGGTAAATTTTTGGGCAGCTTTTCATGTCTATATCCAAAAGTTAATTTTCATATTACACAGTCAGGTGATGATCGAGAAAAGCTTTATCTATTGGAGAAAGATGAAATCGATTTTGCTTTTATCAACACCATTGATGAGAATACCAATTTCTCTACCATGAAATTGGCAGAGGAAGACATTTATTTAGCAGTCCCACCATTGCACCCTCTAGCTAGTTACCAAACAGTTTCTTTTAAGGATTTGAAGGACGAAGCCTTTATCGGATTAAAAGCGAATTATAGCCAGCAGGAATTTTGTAATGAAATATGCAAAAAGAGTGGATTTGTACCAAATGTTATCTGTGAGTGCAGTGAATATACAGCGGTTATAAACTTGGTCGAAGCTGGGCTTGGTGTGTCTTTTTTACCTTGTTCTGAAAAGGAAGAAAAGAAATTGCCTGTTGTTTTACTTAAGATTGAGGGAATTAATTTTAAGAATATTCTGCAACTTGTATGGAAAGAGCAACGTTATTTTTCAAAAGCGGCAAGAAATTTCCGTGAATATGTAATGCAATATTTCAATATTACAGGTAATTACAGCGAAAGAGCATACCAATAAATTAGTATGCTTTTTTGTTGCAAATTAATATATAAATGTTTATGTGTATATATATAATAATATATTTTTATTTATTGAAATTAGGGTTTATACTATGGATAGCAAAGATTAAAGAGTTAATTTGCTAATATAGATGGAATTTGCAGTTGTAAGCGGCAAATTTTTTTAAACATAAGTTAGTCAAGACTAACTAAAGAGAATCCAATTTTTACATCAGACTAATTTTTATGAAGAATTGCTGCCTATTGACTATACCAATCCAGTAGCCAATGGATTTAGTTGATTTTTTTGCTGCGACAGTAAAAGGTGGCTTTGGAATTGGAATATTATTCTTGCTTTTACTCAATAA
It includes:
- a CDS encoding AraC family transcriptional regulator, with the translated sequence MNTKNYVFETIRYIEDHLFEEVSLDQLAKYFNYSKFHYARLIKTVLGENIGDYQMKRRLTIAAMNLLEESNGILNIAMMCGYSSQESFTRMFKAYFGVTPKVYRDRKIPYLNLYKYAHTQEDIEMMMSNGTAIEYQIIHKEAFEITGLSYHGVNQKHDVARTFNQAAQKLHFNEIGNYVDGVYGLDICTYEDMRNSEFDFIAGIDSRYIRYIDRADAQLLSKYLPENKYAMFTLTPMIEKIPIQIKKIWLSLLDDDLYTPCDNYAYEFYPNGFIPNCYEMEAFFLFR
- a CDS encoding acyl-CoA thioester hydrolase/BAAT C-terminal domain-containing protein → MMNIVKKYQIKITPEISFMDEEVRIEIVGNPEESLQLQLITTDYYNINGDLRIMDEGSQWENVIEIKLDSDGLKTLDASVFTTMHIVNGNKSKLEQDLARVKENRKCHIAFKLSKGNTIVAQNLHERVFCDDTIVSENIISDRLLARYFTGSNYDKRPAVIVVSGSDGRIEKAQAIAQCLAMKGFSTLALCYFGMKHVPDNLDRIPMEYLENAIVWLSKRQEVDADRIGIYGRSKGGEMVLLGATLFPQIKYVVANTPSSYIHEGIIGGSRTSGHSSWSFKEKEMHFIKVSKGSLFRLVIGMIKKNPRAFRELYKFVTWKNTNANFPNARIKIEKCNASFLLIASNTDSIWPSDMYIEEAYQIMKDNKKEKNCKKLIYAGAGHMLTLPYQPIPNCEEYGGSIEKGIPATTDSWRETVQFFKQMQYDK
- a CDS encoding LysR family transcriptional regulator → MDLLQIKYFQTVARMQHMTRAAGVLQIAQPALSAMIAKLEEDLGVPLFNRTGRNIVLNEYGKVFLKRADKILKEVEEGRQEISDLSGNEMGSVSIATTSLNKEFGKFLGSFSCLYPKVNFHITQSGDDREKLYLLEKDEIDFAFINTIDENTNFSTMKLAEEDIYLAVPPLHPLASYQTVSFKDLKDEAFIGLKANYSQQEFCNEICKKSGFVPNVICECSEYTAVINLVEAGLGVSFLPCSEKEEKKLPVVLLKIEGINFKNILQLVWKEQRYFSKAARNFREYVMQYFNITGNYSERAYQ